A single genomic interval of Leptospira dzoumogneensis harbors:
- a CDS encoding sterol desaturase family protein: MPEIFRSLLSPIRIIFLPSVKIYWFYILSSILFTLLLIVWRSRKEKGFRSKDYLRENLSKKIWLHRSALLDYKYYLINTFLFALFFSYFVISGAVVSTYISGSLFKIFGETNHLSSPGTFFIIIYSILFWLANDFGRFFAHWLLHKTFLWEFHKLHHSAKVLNPLTVYRVHPVEAILVNSFGAICSGIITGFAVFLFPNGINMLSFLGVNAGIFVFNLYANLRHSHIGLRFPKWLSRIFLSPAQHQIHHSTDINLQNKNIGVSFAFWDILFGSLYIPEKGEAENTVFGLKEEEDSNFENLFRIYFLPFQKILSKAKTFVLLSKHQSNS, translated from the coding sequence GTGCCTGAGATTTTTCGTTCTCTTTTAAGTCCGATACGGATCATATTTCTTCCTTCCGTAAAGATATATTGGTTCTATATTTTAAGTTCGATCCTGTTCACTCTACTATTGATCGTATGGAGAAGTCGGAAGGAAAAAGGATTTAGATCCAAGGACTATCTTCGTGAAAATCTTTCTAAGAAGATCTGGTTGCATAGATCCGCCTTATTAGATTATAAGTATTATTTAATAAATACGTTCTTATTCGCACTCTTCTTCAGTTATTTCGTTATATCCGGAGCAGTTGTATCCACATACATCAGTGGATCTCTGTTTAAAATATTCGGAGAGACAAATCATCTTTCCTCTCCCGGGACCTTTTTTATTATAATTTATTCCATTTTATTTTGGCTTGCGAACGATTTCGGAAGATTTTTCGCCCATTGGCTTCTTCATAAAACATTTCTCTGGGAATTCCATAAATTACATCATTCCGCAAAAGTATTAAATCCTCTCACAGTGTATAGAGTACATCCTGTGGAAGCTATCTTAGTAAATTCGTTCGGAGCTATTTGTTCGGGGATCATAACCGGGTTTGCCGTTTTTTTATTTCCGAATGGGATCAATATGTTGTCTTTTTTAGGAGTGAATGCGGGAATTTTCGTATTTAACCTATATGCGAATTTAAGGCATTCTCATATAGGTCTTAGATTTCCCAAATGGTTGAGCAGAATATTTTTAAGTCCTGCTCAACATCAAATCCATCATAGTACTGATATTAACCTTCAAAACAAGAACATAGGAGTATCTTTCGCGTTTTGGGATATCCTTTTCGGAAGTCTTTATATTCCGGAGAAAGGAGAAGCAGAAAATACGGTTTTCGGTTTAAAGGAAGAAGAAGATAGCAACTTCGAAAATCTTTTTAGGATCTACTTTTTACCTTTTCAAAAAATATTGAGCAAGGCAAAGACATTCGTCCTCCTTTCCAAACACCAATCCAACTCTTGA